One genomic region from Populus nigra chromosome 8, ddPopNigr1.1, whole genome shotgun sequence encodes:
- the LOC133701117 gene encoding putative cyclic nucleotide-gated ion channel 7, with protein MFDCNYKSQYIGGQKEKFVRLDDFDTLSVTSNKKGMKKLRFNLDGSNIAGHGKKNASKSLRYGVKRGSEGMLTIGRSLRTGVTRAVFPEDLKVSEKMIFDPQDKSLLLWNRLLIISCILSVSVDPLFFYLPVFNYRMACLGMDTNLAATITTMRTLLDVFYLIRMALQFRIAYVAPSSRVFGRGELVIDPAQIATRYLSRYFIVDFLSVLPLPQIVVWKYLNNKKKGSAVLATKQALLIIVFLQYIPRFARFLPLGSDLKKTAGSFAESAFAGAAYYLLWYMLASHIAGAFWYLLAIERKDTCWREACILSGKCNIDFLYCGNKALPGFHGWRRISDEVLGNKCSVSEDDNPPFNYGIYFQAMSSDIVSSRNFVSKFFYCLWWGLQNLSTLGQGLLTSTYPLEVIFSILLAIAGLILFALLIGNMQTYLQSLTVRLEEMRIKRRDSEQWMHHRLLPQDLRERVRRYDQYKWLETRGVDEETLVQSLPKDLKRDIKRHLCLNLVRRVPLFANMDETLLDAICERLKPSLYTEETYIVREGDPVDEMLFIIRGRLESVTTDGGRSGFFNRGVLKEGDFCGEELLTWALDPKSLGNLPSSTRTVRALTEVEAFALEAEELKFVASQFRRLHSRQLQHTFRFYSQQWRTWASCFIQAAWRRYSRRRAAELHRLEEEEEEVDYDEEDDDERALVEENDGSARLGATILASRFAANALRGHRLRSLNSRALTKLQRPPEPDFSE; from the exons ATGTTCGATTGTAACTACAAGTCACAATATATTGGTGGCCAGAAGGAGAAATTTGTAAG GTTGGATGATTTTGATACATTATCAGTGACTTCTAATAAGAAAGGAATGAAGAAATTGAGATTTAATTTAGATGGTTCTAACATAGCTGGCCATGGAAAGAAAAATGCTTCAAAATCCCTTAGGTATGGGGTGAAAAGAGGATCAGAAGGAATGTTAACAATTGGACGATCACTTAGAACAGGAGTTACTCGTGCAGTGTTTCCAGAGGACCTTAAGGTGTCTGAGAAGATGATTTTTGATCCTCAAGACAAATCTCTTCTGTTATGGAATAGGCTTTTGATCATATCATGCATTTTATCAGTATCTGTTGATCCTTTGTTCTTTTATCTTCCTGTCTTCAACTATCGGATGGCCTGTCTGGGTATGGATACAAATTTAGCAGCAACAATTACAACTATGAGGACACTACTTGATGTTTTCTATCTGATTCGCATGGCTCTTCAGTTTCGAATAGCGTATGTTGCACCATCATCAAGGGTTTTCGGACGAGGTGAACTTGTGATTGATCCTGCACAGATAGCCACCAGATATTTAAGCCgttattttattgttgattttctcTCTGTGCTCCCTCTGCCTCAG ATAGTGGTATGGAAAtatcttaataataaaaagaagggCTCGGCGGTGTTAGCTACTAAGCAGGCATTgctaattattgtttttcttcaatacaTCCCAAGGTTTGCTCGCTTTTTGCCTTTGGGGTCAGACCTGAAAAAGACCGCCGGCTCCTTCGCTGAGAGTGCTTTTGCTGGTGCTGCGTACTATCTGCTTTGGTACATGCTTGCCAGTCAT ATAGCAGGTGCTTTCTGGTATTTACTAGCCATTGAACGCAAAGATACATGCTGGAGAGAAGCTTGCATTCTAAGTGGGAAATGTAACATAGACTTCTTGTATTGTGGCAACAAAGCACTGCCAGGTTTCCACGGTTGGCGAAGGATAAGTGATGAGGTTCTTGGAAACAAATGTTCTGTCAGCGAAGACGATAATCCACCATTTAATTATGGAATCTATTTCCAGGCTATGTCATCAGACATTGTGTCATCCAGGAACTTTGTCTCCAAATTCTTTTACTGTTTATGGTGGGGCCTGCAAAATTTGAG TACACTTGGTCAGGGCCTACTAACAAGCACCTATCCTTTGGAAGTTATCTTTTCTATACTATTAGCTATTGCTGGGCTTATCCTCTTCGCACTTCTGATTGGAAATATGCAG ACCTACCTTCAGTCTCTTACTGTTCGTTTAGAGGAGATGAGGATTAAAAGGCGTGATTCTGAGCAGTGGATGCATCATCGCTTGCTTCCGCAGGATCTTAGAGAGCGAGTTAGGCGCTATGATCAGTACAAATGGTTGGAAACTCGTGGAGTGGATGAAGAGACTTTGGTCCAAAGTCTACCAAAAGATCTTAAAAGGGATATCAAGAGGCATCTCTGTCTGAATTTGGTCAGAAGA GTCCCTCTATTTGCCAACATGGATGAAACATTGTTGGATGCCATCTGCGAGAGACTGAAGCCAAGTTTGTATACAGAAGAGACTTACATCGTCCGTGAAGGGGATCCAGTTGACGAGATGCTTTTCATCATTCGCGGACGCCTGGAGAGTGTAACTACAGATGGTGGAAGGAGTGGATTTTTCAACAGAGGTGTATTGAAAGAAGGGGACTTTTGTGGTGAGGAGCTTCTGACTTGGGCACTGGACCCTAAATCTCTTGGTAATTTGCCATCATCAACTAGGACAGTGAGGGCATTGACTGAGGTAGAGGCTTTTGCCTTAGAAGCTGAAGAGCTGAAGTTTGTTGCATCTCAATTTAGGCGTCTTCATAGCAGGCAGTTGCAACACACCTTCCGTTTCTACTCTCAGCAATGGAGGACTTGGGCTTCCTGCTTTATCCAAGCTGCTTGGCGCCGGTATTCCAGGAGGAGAGCAGCAGAACTTCATCGcctagaagaagaggaggaggaggtggattACGACGAAGAAGATGACGATGAAAGGGCATTAGTTGAGGAAAATGATGGCTCTGCTAGACTAGGTGCAACAATCCTTGCTTCACGCTTTGCTGCCAATGCTCTTCGTGGACACAGGCTTCGCAGCTTGAATTCCAGAGCCTTGACGAAGCTGCAGAGGCCTCCAGAACCTGACTTCAGTGAGTAA
- the LOC133701791 gene encoding putative receptor-like protein kinase At1g80870 → MPSRPLSPSFDHPRPSFLTKTRILFLTLTISASVILILTILYFVYHLWCTLVNRSRTIPFDSSAPLKLQRFSYKELKIATNDFDDANIIGKGGSATVFRGIARDGKLYAIKRLDALSLQSEREFQNELQILGGLRSPFLVILLGYCVEKNKRLLVYEYVPNKSLQELLFGDGHLSLCWERRFNIILDVAKALEFLHLGCDPPVIHGDVKPSNVLLDFDMRAKISDFGLSRIKVEGEFGVDLFSQDLGKSQELWKSQELSGNLTPETPAIGTPVESCHEVDFALALQASSSSKNSRTCYNVKALNLNSVNYNANIAGESDVKVGNGKGKEVSSVDIGGDDWNCRFVPYDDEFCSNDHSKELNCNSFSVVDDSASSKQWGKDWWWRQDGSGELCSKDYVMEWIGSQICPSTNPDWEDEKKSTPERTEMRRSVALDKLADANEPPRLKDFKFENLVRGFEKKESRGRKNRRKKNRKMQEWWKEEHLDEINKKGSKLKNLETKWRKGFKIPHFDLGRRFRFHRRKKLGEQNQNETDQNGEFSFRRGWKKKNLQSAGSDMWSGDLFSRELSSTTSMRGTLCYVAPEYGGCGYLMEKADIYSLGVLILVIVSGRRPLHVLASPMKLEKANLISWCRQLAQTGNILELVDERMKDEHNKEQASLCINLALTCLQRMPELRPDIGEIVKILKGEMDLPHLPFEFSPSPPSKLFSRSRRKQKSNAE, encoded by the coding sequence ATGCCTTCAAGACCCTTGTCTCCAAGTTTTGACCATCCCAGACCCAGTTTCTTAACCAAAACCAGGATCTTGTTCTTGACACTCACAATCTCAGCCTCTGTGATTTTGATTCTTACCATTCTTTACTTTGTTTACCATCTTTGGTGCACCCTTGTCAATCGTTCAAGAACCATCCCTTTTGACTCTAGTGCTCCCTTAAAGCTTCAAAGATTTTCATACAAGGAGTTAAAGATTGCCActaatgattttgatgatgcGAATATTATTGGCAAGGGTGGTTCTGCTACTGTCTTTAGAGGCATTGCAAGGGATGGCAAGTTATATGCTATTAAGAGACTCGATGCTCTTTCTTTACAATCAGAGAGAGAGTTTCAGAATGAGTTGCAGATTCTCGGTGGTTTAAGATCACCTTTCTTGGTTATTCTTTTGGGGTACTGCGTTGAAAAGAATAAGCGCTTACTTGTTTACGAGTATGTGCCAAATAAAAGTTTGCAAGAATTGCTGTTTGGAGATGGTCATTTGAGTCTGTGCTGGGAGAGAAGGTTTAATATCATTCTTGATGTTGCAAAAGCACTTGAGTTTTTGCACCTTGGATGTGACCCTCCAGTGATTCATGGGGATGTTAAGCCAAGCAAtgttttgcttgattttgatatgaGAGCAAAGATTTCAGATTTTGGGTTATCAAGGATTAAGGTGGAGGGGGAGTTTGGAGTGGATTTGTTTAGTCAAGATTTGGGAAAGAGTCAAGAGCTATGGAAGAGTCAAGAGCTTTCAGGGAATTTGACTCCAGAAACACCAGCAATTGGTACCCCTGTAGAGAGTTGTCATGAGGTAGACTTTGCTCTTGCTTTACAAGCTTCTTCTTCGTCAAAAAACAGTAGAACATGTTATAATGTTAAGGCTTTGAACTTGAATTCTGTGAATTATAACGCCAATATTGCGGGTGAGAGTGATGTCAAGGTAGGGAATGGGAAGGGGAAGGAGGTTTCAAGTGTTGATATTGGCGGGGATGATTGGAATTGTAGATTTGTGCCGTATGATGATGAGTTTTGTAGTAATGATCATAGTAAGGAGTTGAATTGTAATAGCTTCTCTGTTGTTGACGATTCAGCTAGTAGTAAACAATGGGGAAAGGATTGGTGGTGGAGACAGGATGGGAGTGGTGAATTGTGTAGTAAAGATTATGTTATGGAGTGGATAGGGAGCCAAATCTGCCCCTCAACAAATCCGGACTGggaagatgaaaagaaaagtaCTCCTGAAAGAACAGAAATGCGTCGTTCTGTCGCATTAGATAAATTAGCTGATGCAAATGAACCTCCACGATTAAAAGATTTCAAGTTTGAAAATCTTGTTAGAGGATTCGAGAAGAAAGAATCTAGAGGCAGGAAAAACCGTCGGAAGAAAAATAGGAAGATGCAAGAGTGGTGGAAAGAAGAGCACTTGGATGAGATTAACAAGAAGGGTAGTAAGCTGAAGAATCTTGAAACAAAGTGGAGAAAAGGGTTTAAAATCCCACATTTTGATCTCGGTCGCAGGTTTCGTTTTCACAGGCGAAAGAAATTGGGAGAACAGAACCAAAATGAGACTGATCAAAATGGGGAGTTCAGTTTCAGAAGGGGATGGAAGAAAAAGAACTTGCAATCTGCTGGAAGTGATATGTGGAGTGGGGATCTTTTCAGTCGTGAGTTAAGCAGCACGACAAGCATGAGAGGCACTCTCTGTTATGTTGCGCCAGAATATGGTGGGTGTGGATACTTGATGGAGAAGGCTGATATATACAGCTTAGGGGTTCTAATCCTCGTGATTGTCTCCGGTAGGAGGCCATTACATGTTCTTGCTTCACCAATGAAGCTTGAAAAGGCAAATTTAATAAGTTGGTGCAGGCAGTTAGCTCAAACTGGGAACATCTTAGAACTTGTAGATGAGAGAATGAAGGATGAACACAATAAGGAGCAGGCAAGCTTGTGTATAAACTTGGCGCTGACATGCTTGCAGAGGATGCCTGAATTGAGGCCAGATATTGGAGAGATAGTGAAGATTCTGAAAGGGGAGATGGATCTACCGCATCTTCCTTTCGAATTTTCTCCCTCTCCACCTTCCAAATTGTTTAGTAGGTCaaggagaaaacaaaaatctaatgCAGAGTAG